From one Plasmodium malariae genome assembly, chromosome: 12 genomic stretch:
- the PmUG01_12027400 gene encoding conserved Plasmodium protein, unknown function encodes MQADDCSDRYASYLCTKIIKFFNLKNDELDVNYIKSVLNCKSYSLYSSIHLINESFFENNKNIKYSRSRVEKFTQELVDSRTKFFASVDENQSNDTITDKQSFNNFIGKTICDYFENVFEGKNDITESKKVSVNKNVNVDISKNANTNKNVNVDINTYKNNTSKKEVRCVVQHKDKAKSAEAELKESTCVKSKKKENHSEEEQIQKKKDVLKKNSNEENCNKLVKVGITCEASGEDKIVETNSTSVENVRTNELIGGLKNKRVDEEFKGNTKNDANKIGNFEFIKNVELNTLKSCSNSNDNNNNNNNNNNTGNNNGKSNSNHNSNNSGNNNGRGKKREDDYFYIFKIKENSYSLRTVIDFIQEENTKSDEGVNQKNNKKEKKKSKTICTCNGQNHKIYANCLICGKIYCTKIKYKICIFCENQLYESSVINNIFIPTECVDSSPKKTLMAIKNADAFFHKFYFDSGNSYLKEAFNLRDKMLSNSHNEEQTKIIDDSIDWFEDDIKNEFNNYEIHFSCYDDEVKNEIIDKYTEIFGKRFSDINIDIDFVNMKIKENKDYLNIKEFNEYLNEKEKEYRSKVECKKVLAINRNNVSNYLSKKQRENCTYINDLRILFLKENIITGDMPLNKDNGKGGNKNERRKDDKKGKKYKYNVLSVSEEDEDAI; translated from the exons ATGCAGGCAGACGACTGCAGCGACAGGTACGCGAGTTACCTGTGCaccaaaataataaaattctttaACTTAAAGAATGATGAACTGGAtgtaaattacataaaatctGTTTTAAACTGTAAATCATATAGTTTGTACAGCTCAATACACTTAATAAATGAatcattttttgaaaataataagaatattaaatACTCACGTAGCAGGGTAGAGAAATTTACACAAGAACTAGTTGATTCaagaacaaaattttttgcCAGCGTTGATGAAAACCAGTCAAATGATACCATAACTGATAAACAGAGtttcaataattttattggtAAAACCATATGtgattattttgaaaatgtgTTTGAAGGAAAGAATGACATTACGGAAAGTAAAAAAGTGAGTGTaaacaaaaatgtaaatgtggatataagtaaaaacgcaaatacaaacaaaaatgtaaatgtggatataaatacatacaagAACAATACCAGCAAAAAAGAGGTACGCTGTGTTGTACAACATAAAGATAAAGCTAAATCCGCCGAAGCGGAATTAAAAGAAAGTACTTGtgtaaaaagtaaaaaaaaagaaaatcatAGTGAAGAGGAACAAATACAAAAGAAGAAggatgttttaaaaaaaaatagtaatgaGGAAAATTGCAATAAATTAGTAAAGGTAGGCATCACATGCGAAGCATCAGGAGAAGACAAAATTGTGGAAACCAATAGTACATCGGTTGAAAATGTACGGACTAATGAATTAATAGGgggtttaaaaaataaaagagttGATGAAGAATTTAAaggaaatacaaaaaatgacGCAAACAAAATAGGcaattttgaatttataaaaaatgtagaatTAAACACATTAAAAAGTTGTAGTAAcagtaatgataataataataataataataataataataatactggtaataataatggtaagagtaatagtaatcataatagtaataatagtggtaataataatggtaggggaaaaaaaagagaggacgattatttttacatttttaaaataaaggaaaacaGTTATTCGTTAAGGACAGTCATAGATTTCATACAGGAAGAAAATACAAAGTCGGACGAAGGTGTTAACCAaaagaataacaaaaaagaaaaaaaaaagagcaagaccatatgtacatgcaatGGACAAAATCACAAAATTTATGCCAACTGTTTAATATGTGGAAAAATTTATTGcacgaaaataaaatataaaatatgtattttttgtgAAAACCAATTATATGAATCGTccgtaataaataatatattcatacctACTGAATGTGTAGATAGTTCACCTAAAAAAACTCTGATGGCAATAAAAAATGCAGACGCTTTCTtccataaattttattttgattcaGGAAATAGCTATTTGAAGGAAG CCTTTAACCTACGAGATAAAATGCTAAGTAACTCTCATAATGAAGAGCAAACGAAAATAATTGATGATAGTATTGATTGGTTTGAGGACGATATTAAAAAcgaatttaataattatgaaatacatttttcttgTTATGACGACgaagtaaaaaatgaaattatagaCAAATATACTGAAATATTCGGGAAGAGATTCA GTGATATCAACATCGACATCGattttgtaaatatgaaaataaaggaaaataaggactacttaaatattaaagaatttaatgaatatttaaatgaaaaagaaaaagagtaTAGAAGCAAAGTTGAGTGTAAAAAAGTGCTTGCTATTAATAGGAATAACGTTAGCAATTATTTGTCAAAGAAACAAAGGGAAAATTGCACTTACATAAACGATTTAAggatattatttcttaaggaaaatataattacagGTGATATGCCTTTAAATAAGGATAACGGGAAGGGGggaaacaaaaatgaaagaagaaaagacgacaaaaaaggaaaaaaatacaaatataacgTATTAAGTGTTAGTGAAGAAGACGAAGATGCCATATAG
- the PmUG01_12027300 gene encoding conserved Plasmodium protein, unknown function — translation MTENNNINNDMHFCVGKIDFNNIYLDILNIHETLVNHIQTIVTHVYNLIEIKLCRNNVVSTLSSSSKLSTLATNKCNVNTLNDLSTIYKGKGADDMTPISIPNVHEYDKEMNCIRDGSTYMNGNPVKDNTNYEYNYINCEKEINNDETLLKHLVEEYLQQNIYRGTYSEMHIYDDDKVTTNKCKNDNIVQLNNLNLHKNNRNECNKEKENKNSLNEAVKYCDINSNMNSNMRGKTLNKQNFDDKKGNCTDTSICASKIYSSKDHIVEYPVRRKSTNVDTHTDLVRSKKSEKDSINENQVKLKKHIILLELIKCVIQQSNNFKKDTNMKNGMNRADCMNRVGCTNEGNSISSKIVKHNSANKPKQQVEFANGSLSKNENIHNYNKICNFSLSKIKIKYINIISYYMDVLSPFNKFFDENIKEFKEDQNELKRVRKKLDEIVLNYDYIVEDIFKKYNVRGITQDHLNYLKKHILQEDFLQENDNFTNIKNVDLRHNPLTSNSIEHVQIKKFNGENAAIPNYSLNNHNNDNFHGTKNCSNFSNPVFKKIALCNKYSSLYFGKNMNSQINDNSIHKMSVFNNINNLVDTSVRPFNNNNNSVKSDSMLTKRYDNAVDTVESTYTHTNIQHSSYMNSQKYTNSSALYNENVINFKDTYNPINKDDSISLVFPNVSSTNFIGDDLSTTQFNCANGNLESLRKHKEIINNNIIRDNHNANYNNVPTPDFVCAKNNIILFDNNVDAKSLGNYTPKIDMNSSGANEKNGEGNKMTNYHSNFIYGANREKTKKIINNNDNSNKVNNNTVFADMEFICTGQNRVISDNSAGNNSNTASRRDSNDGMINEVNNSGDNQSSSGQNGRDQNNNVSNELIQRNTSDLISLFSSGCTSNLPTKNNIDNIMYYHKSKMNNGGIDVKCVTESESINAEDSKEKQNGKIMNENSLSTSIEYGVDNVAIQNGVGVNVSESVNESVSENVDLDLGDDSSLLYEQSKKYKNFHRDDFSSCKNESNCYKTYSNETYRNDVNYNSNDDNLCFNTTTEFNHISNYKSVQAADSNTIEVNDYHLENNENSYNIFHNETKEMYMNKANDVKDNDLDDAVIRNSLPTSIVESNDDISAIVVAAQSYGSNEDNQNNFYNNYNSCIDNTGYNRISENISFNKWNSASCEGAKHDQTSSCSYSNNDDSNSKKDKIDNNSGSGNSGSGNSGNSGSGNSGSGNSGSGNSGSGNNGSGISGSGNRESRNHSSSGNNNDDDDESDKRNKRSNDNYNENEKEDEDENRKEKKNEYVNNNNNINKSNSSINSNRSSNGSSNGSSNGSSNGSSNGSSNVSSNGSSKSNCRNNSSNNCRNNSSNSCRNNSSNSCRNNSSNNCRNNSSNNCRNNSCNNCRDSNSSSSNNILKNSSSNNVLNNIHADKAKFIESSERLVNNEKEIKNELNKEIALISAQQDECRDIFLQNKYIMDASKNDINGFNARIPFFSCNNENETSTSFSNMNRSNSLNNSNNIGDFNNLRGHNNVRGLNRVSDFNGVKGLNNTSDHNGVSGMDNASGLNSVYGVNMNIMNNMNNMNSMNNMNSMNNMNSMNNMNSMNSMNNMNSMNNMNSMNNMNSMNSRNNMNSRNGMSNMNSMNGMSNMSNMNSMHCINDMNILSNANSSNVSSYFNYCNNSMGKEEHNSNGGVMHEKRSEKIIGNNNLGNMENINKDLVNNVNMEMNLKNYNNEMMYNEIYNSYIDLYNNFNEKNDISNNSMMIECEKNNIEYDLMNFTNNTYNDIHKIIQNDEILKNEFTNIEDSFKMAPTPFVSDKKAKSKYDTNDEEILLLYDNYKHMLNFGSVLRNEQNKNNSSDGFFLHPNNIVLPNMLNNDIISDRINNDIEKIIDIMNTNNENIMNYNFSVDEENYNNVNHSQGRRLSSLSNMPDRYSTDFPSKGKEKRRKIDCTTGGYSDYNNKSSNKSSNKGNNTCWRSNGNRGGNSSGNSGGNSCGNRGGSNGGSGGGKKYSGNSNTFRSKPKMEHILEHSHSKKFQKYTVDKRKKYQKIDIRNLNKNVQKNKEICTNCYIHYDNFKSSYVLTFINRKQKKQRKLFPVEPNEKDEAYIIQIMNYIEKLKDQDKIYGIDKNSPNDPIQTAVKNNLDNAPGLPNSTNSNECGTTNMDSRTISNMKNNSFSGKNANIITSKSNGGKTSDRINYNDKEYFLKNNCIHGEQHAKENLANGSEISTNKNSLVNDNITNLLNNFNEHLYVEPKNVNYAPDNSVPMNSIGSPPMSNAAMFDAIIPNASISKPLNIYDDVNISPNIDFMDINLLNAATNFENINLINVGTGGNTQNINMIFENNDKIDNMEKSGKVNYLAEIASPGSINNISNNMISSEVSSSNTANKSVGHNVNGRIGRNVSNNISYSVSRNVNGSVGRDLSNNVSCSVGCNVNRNEVQSGEDNNINRSFAPSSYENNNVHSNIKNITYSCANDKEVKQQKENCTNEKDDYNSVNLLNNVNYQNYSNSNFANDNENEIIHQFSSMMNEYENSILNNLSYDQIINMQNNPTEETDMQHNE, via the coding sequence atgactgagaataataatattaacaacgACATGCATTTTTGTGTAGGTAAAATAGACTTTAACAACATTTATTTGGACATACTAAATATCCACGAAACGTTAGTAAATCACATCCAAACGATAGTAACTCATGTGTACAatttaatagaaataaaattgtgCAGAAATAATGTGGTATCAACACTATCATCCTCATCAAAATTATCAACATTAGCaacaaataaatgtaatgttAATACGTTAAACGATTTAAGTACCATATATAAGGGGAAAGGGGCAGACGACATGACCCCTATTAGCATACCAAATGTGCATGAATATGATAAAGAAATGAATTGTATACGTGATGGtagtacatatatgaatGGAAATCCGGTTAAGGATAACACAAATTATgaatacaattatataaattgcgaaaaagaaataaataatgatgaaaCATTGTTAAAGCATTTAGTGGAAGAATACTTACagcaaaatatatacagAGGAACTTATTCCGAAATGCATATCTATGATGATGATAAGGTAACCACAAATAAGTGTAAAAATGACAACATTGTACAGTTAAATAACTTGAATCTGCACAAAAATAATAGGAATGAATGtaataaggaaaaagagAATAAGAACAGTTTAAATGAAGCGGTAAAATATTGCgatattaatagtaatatgAACAGTAATATGAGGGGTAAAACACTTAATAAACAAAACTTTGATGATAAGAAGGGAAACTGCACAGATACAAGTATATGCGccagtaaaatatatagtagtAAGGATCATATAGTAGAATACCCCGTACGTAGGAAGAGTACGAATGTAGATACTCACACCGATCTTGTTAGGAGTAAGAAGAGTGAAAAGGATTCCATAAATGAAAACCAGGTGAAGCTAAAAAAGCATATTATTCTGTTAGAGCTTATAAAATGTGTTATTCAACAGtcgaataattttaaaaaggataCTAACATGAAAAATGGTATGAACAGGGCAGATTGCATGAACAGAGTAGGTTGCACGAACGAGGGGAACAGTATAAGTTCAAAGATAGTAAAACATAATAGTGCTAATAAACCAAAGCAACAGGTAGAATTTGCTAATGGCAGTTTAAGTAAGAACGAAAATATACAcaattataacaaaatttgCAATTTCAGTTtgtcaaaaataaaaataaaatatattaacatcaTAAGTTATTACATGGACGTACTATCcccttttaataaattttttgatgAAAATATCAAAGAATTTAAAGAAGATCAGAATGAGTTGAAAAGGGTAAGAAAAAAGTTAGATGAAATAGTACTAAATTATGATTATATTGTTgaagatatttttaaaaaatataacgtTCGAGGAATTACACAAGaccatttaaattatttaaaaaaacatatattgcAAGAAGATTTTCTTCaagaaaatgataattttaccaatataaaaaatgtggaCCTACGTCATAATCCGCTTACTTCTAATAGTATTGAACATGtgcaaattaaaaaatttaatggtGAAAATGCAGCTATTCCgaattattcattaaataatcataataatgaCAATTTTCATGGTACCAAAAATTGCAGCAATTTTAGTAATCcagtttttaagaaaatcgCCCTTTGTAATAAATACAGTTCACtatattttggaaaaaatatgaatagtCAGATAAACGACAATTCTATACACAAAATGAGTGTATTcaacaatataaataatttagtgGATACATCAGTTCGtccttttaataataataataatagcgtGAAAAGTGATAGTATGTTAACAAAAAGATATGACAACGCTGTGGATACGGTGGAaagtacatatacacacactaACATTCAACACAGCAGTTACATGAATAGTCAGAAATATACCAATTCAAGCgcattatataatgaaaacgtaataaattttaaagataCATATAATCCTATAAATAAAGACGATTCAATTAGTTTAGTATTTCCAAATGTGAGTAGCACCAATTTTATTGGAGATGACCTATCCACTACACAATTTAACTGCGCAAATGGAAACTTAGAAAGCTTAAGAAAACATAaggaaataattaataataatattattcgtGATAATCATAATGcgaattataataatgtaccCACACCTGACTTTGTTTgtgcaaaaaataatatcatacTTTTTGACAATAACGTAGACGCAAAAAGTTTGGGAAATTATACACCCAAAATTGACATGAACAGTTCAGGAGCAAATGAAAAGAATGGAGAGGGAAATAAAATGACTAATTATCATTCCAATTTTATATACGGCGCAAATcgtgaaaaaacaaaaaaaataataaataataatgataatagtaataaagttaataataatacagtTTTTGCAGATATGGAATTTATCTGCACAGGTCAGAATCGTGTGATAAGTGATAACAGTGCAGGTAATAACAGTAACACAGCCAGCAGAAGAGACAGTAATGATGGTATGATTAATGAAGTAAACAATAGTGGAGATAATCAGAGTAGTAGTGGTCAAAATGGCAGAGATCAGAACAATAACGTTAGCAACGAACTGATCCAGCGTAACACATCTGATTTAATCAGTTTATTTTCATCCGGATGTACTTCAAATTTAcccacaaaaaataatatcgataatattatgtattatcATAAATCTAAAATGAATAATGGAGGTATTGATGTAAAATGTGTTACAGAAAGTGAATCAATAAACGCAGAGGATAgcaaggaaaaacaaaatggtaaaataatgaatgagAACAGTTTGTCTACCAGTATAGAATACGGCGTAGACAATGTAGCTATACAAAATGGTGTAGGTGTAAATGTGAGTGAGAGTGTAAATGAGAGTGTGAGTGAGAATGTGGATTTAGATTTAGGAGATGATAGTTCTCTTTTATATGagcaaagtaaaaaatataagaatttcCATAGGGACGATTTTTCTAGTTGTAAAAACGAAAGCAATTGTTATAAAACGTACTCTAATGAAACATATAGAAATGATGTGAACTATAATTCAAATGATgataatttatgttttaatacAACAACAGAATTTAATCATATAAGTAATTACAAAAGTGTGCAAGCAGCAGATAGTAACACTATTGAAGTGAATGATTACCATCTTgagaataatgaaaattcatataatattttccataATGAAACAAAGGAAATGTACATGAACAAAGCGAATGATGTAAAGGATAATGATTTAGATGATGCAGTCATAAGGAATTCATTACCCACTTCGATAGTAGAATCGAACGATGATATTAGTGCAATCGTGGTAGCAGCTCAGTCTTATGGCAGTAATGAGGATAATCAGAATAACTTTTATAATAACTATAATAGTTGCATTGACAATACTGGTTATAATAGGATATCAGAAAATATCAGTTTCAATAAATGGAATAGTGCCAGTTGTGAGGGTGCAAAGCACGATCAGACGAGTAGTTGCTCATATAGCAACAACGATGATAGTAATAGCAAAAAGGACAAGATAGATAATAATAGTGGCAGTGGTAATAGCGGCAGTGGTAATAGCGGTAACAGTGGCAGTGGTAATAGCGGCAGTGGTAATAGCGGCAGTGGTAATAGCGGCAGTGGTAATAACGGAAGTGGTATTAGTGGTAGTGGCAATAGAGAATCGAGGAACCACAGCAGCAGTGGTAACAATAATGATGACGATGACGAGAGTGATAAAAGGAATAAACGAAGTAATGATAACTACAACGAGAATGAAAAAGAGGATGAGGATGAAAATAggaaggaaaagaaaaatgaatacgttaacaataacaataacataaataaaagcaaTAGCAGCATTAACAGCAATAGAAGCAGCAATGGAAGCAGTAATGGAAGCAGCAATGGAAGCAGTAATGGAAGCAGTAATGGAAGCAGCAATGTAAGCAGTAATGGAAGCAGTAAGAGCAACTGCAGAAATAATAGCAGTAACAATTGCAGAAATAATAGCAGTAACAGTTGCAGAAATAATAGCAGTAACAGTTGCAGAAATAATAGCAGTAACAATTGCAGAAATAATAGCAGTAACAATTGCAGAAATAATAGCTGTAACAACTGTAGAGACAGTAACAGCAGCAGCAGTAacaacattttaaaaaatagctCAAGCAACAATGTACTTAACAATATCCATGCAGACAAAGCGAAATTCATTGAATCTTCAGAACGTTTagtaaataatgaaaaggaaattaaGAACGAATTAAATAAAGAGATCGCGTTAATAAGTGCACAACAAGATGAATGTagagatatatttttacagaataaatatattatggatgcgagtaaaaatgatattaacgGATTTAATGCAAGGATACCCTTCTTTAGTTGCAATAATGAGAATGAAACAAGTACTAGTTTTAGCAATATGAATAGGTCAAACAGTTTGAACAACTCGAACAACATAGGagattttaataatttaaggGGCCATAACAATGTAAGAGGTCTCAACAGGGTAAGCGATTTTAACGGGGTAAAAGGTCTTAACAATACAAGCGATCATAACGGGGTAAGCGGTATGGACAATGCAAGTGGCCTTAACAGTGTATACGGTGTGAACatgaatattatgaataatatgaacaacaTGAACAGTATGAACAACATGAACAGTATGAACAACATGAACAGTATGAACAACATGAACAGTATGAACAGTATGAACAACATGAACAGCATGAACAACATGAACAGCATGAACAACATGAACAGTATGAACAGTAGGAACAACATGAACAGTAGGAACGGTATGAGCAATATGAACAGCATGAACGGTATGAGCAATATGAGCAACATGAACAGCATGCACTGTATCAACGATATGAACATCCTGAGCAATGCGAACTCCAGCAACGTCAGCAGTTACTTCAACTACTGCAATAATAGTATGGGTAAAGAAGAACATAACTCGAACGGAGGAGTAATGCACGAAAAAAGAAGCGAGAAGATAATAGGGAATAACAATCTGGGAAACAtggaaaacataaataaagaCTTAGTGAACAACGTAAATATGGAGatgaatttgaaaaattacaataaCGAAATGATGTATAACGAAATATACAATTCCTATATTGATctttataacaattttaatgaaaaaaatgacatAAGTAATAACAGTATGATGATAGAATgtgaaaaaaacaatattgaATATGATTTAATGAATTTTACGAATAATACATACAACGATATacacaaaataatacaaaacgATGAAATACTAAAGAATGAGTTTACAAATATAGAAGACTCTTTTAAAATGGCACCTACGCCATTCGTATCTGATAAAAAAGCGAAATCAAAATATGATACAAATgatgaagaaatattattattgtatgataattataaacatatgttAAATTTTGGAAGTGTGTTAagaaatgaacaaaataaaaataactctTCCGATGGATTCTTCCTTCACCCTAATAATATAGTGCTTCCAAATATGTTAAACAATGATATAATAAGTGATAGGATAAATAATGacatagaaaaaattattgataTAATGAAcacaaataatgaaaatattatgaattataatttttctgttGATgaggaaaattataataatgtgaACCATAGTCAGGGTAGAAGGCTTTCCTCCCTTAGCAACATGCCGGACAGATATTCCACTGATTTTCCTTCCAAAGGCAAGGAAAAAAGGCGAAAAATAGACTGTACAACAGGGGGGTATAGTGACTACAACAATAAGAGTAGCAATAAGAGCAGCAATAAGGGCAACAATACTTGTTGGAGGAGCAATGGCAATCGGGGAGGGAATAGCAGTGGTAATAGCGGTGGAAATAGCTGTGGTAATAGAGGAGGGAGTAACGGTGGAAGTGGCGGTGGCAAGAAGTACAGTGGTAACAGTAATACATTTCGGAGCAAACCAAAAATGGAGCATATTTTGGAGCATTCACATTCGAagaaatttcaaaaatatactgtggataaaagaaagaaataccAAAAGATTGACATAAggaatttaaataaaaacgtgcaaaaaaataaagagataTGTACCAACTGCTACATtcattatgataattttaagtCAAGTTATGttttaacatttattaacagaaaacaaaaaaagcaAAGGAAATTATTTCCTGTTGAACCAAATGAAAAAGATGAAGCTTATATTATCCAAATTATGAATTACATAGAAAAGTTAAAGGACCAAGATAAAATATACGGTATTGATAAAAATTCCCCAAATGACCCTATTCAGACCGCTGTGAAGAACAACCTTGATAATGCACCTGGTCTGCCTAACTCTACCAATAGTAATGAATGCGGTACCACAAACATGGATAGCAGAACCATTTCCAATATGAAGAATAATAGTTTTAGCGGCAAAAATGCTAACATCATTACCAGCAAAAGCAATGGCGGTAAAACCAGTGACAGGATTAATTACAACGATAAGGAATACTTTCTAAAGAACAACTGTATACATGGCGAACAACACGCAAAGGAAAACTTAGCGAATGGTAGTGAGATaagtacaaataaaaatagtttagtaaatgataatataactAATTTACTTAACAATTTCAATGAACATTTATATGTTGAGccaaaaaatgtaaattacgCACCGGATAATTCGGTACCTATGAACAGTATTGGTAGTCCCCCTATGTCCAATGCAGCTATGTTCGATGCAATCATTCCCAATGCCTCCATATCAAAACCGCTAAACATTTATGATGATGTTAATATATCACCAAATATAGATTTTATGGATATAAATTTACTAAACGCTGCAAcgaattttgaaaatattaatttaataaacgTAGGCACAGGAGGAAATACGCAAAACATAAACAtgatttttgaaaataatgacaaaatagataatatggaaaaatcGGGGAAGGTTAATTATTTGGCTGAAATTGCAAGTCCTGGTAGTATCAACAACATTAGCAATAATATGATTAGTAGTGAAGTTAGCAGTAGCAATACCGCGAATAAAAGCGTAGGCCATAACGTCAATGGGAGAATAGGTCGTAATGTGAGTAATAACATCAGTTATAGTGTAAGCCGTAACGTGAATGGAAGCGTAGGCCGCGATTTGAGTAATAACGTCAGTTGTAGTGTTGGCTGTAATGTGAACCGTAACGAGGTCCAGAGCGGGGAGgataacaatataaatagatCTTTTGCACCCAGttcatatgaaaataataatgttcattcaaatataaaaaacattacaTATAGTTGTGCGAATGACAAGGAAGTAAAGCAACAGAAGGAGAATTGTACGAACGAAAAGGATGATTATAATTCTGtaaatttgttaaataatgttaattatCAAAATTATAGTAACAGCAATTTTGCAAATGATAacgaaaatgaaataatacaCCAGTTTAGTTCTATGATGAATGAGTACGAAAATAGCATCTTAAATAACTTGAGTTATGatcaaataattaatatgcaGAACAATCCAACAGAAGAAACCGATATGCAGCATAACGAATGA